The following coding sequences lie in one Sorex araneus isolate mSorAra2 chromosome 4, mSorAra2.pri, whole genome shotgun sequence genomic window:
- the BEND3 gene encoding BEN domain-containing protein 3 yields MNSPDFSEDVEEVLKINTVKVETEAEDAALDCSVNSRSLEKHSLDPVFTTLQESSKRKQLGVDGQPDAAVPSVKRRRLIPEALLAGMRNRENSSPCPGNGEPAGRGRNSGSAWPGEEEACHDGTTASYKKPLYGISHKIMEKKNPPAGEALGAHEPFEKANASNSPSPLRLLNESQKRDGGGGGGGGGGGWPTATTADGDPNLYFLLQKMFYMLNTLSSNMSQLHSKVDLLSLEVSRIKKQVSPPEQVAKFQPPPEYQLTGAELKQLVDQSLSGGDLACRLLVQLFPELFSDQDFARGCSACGFATKRKLESLHLQLIRNYVEVYYPSVKDAAVWQAECLPQLNDFFSRFWAQREMEDSQPGGPVPPGFFEAEPGVDAGHFLDTKEQEEVLSLDRSSTIASDYVVDIQDLTEFLDEASTPGEFAVYLLHRLFPEVFNPAKQSGEPVLYSCYGDVGKRPLDPQRLRIIRNYTEIYFPDMQEDEAWLQQCIQRLNEELDSLGPDGGSEGEGGRDDCYDSSSLPDDISVVKVEDSFEGERPGRRSKKIWLVPIDFDKLEIPQPDFEVPGGADCLLSKEQLRSIYESSLSIGNFASRLLVHLFPELFTHENLRKQYNCSGSLGKKQLDPSRIRLIRHYVQLLYPRAKNDRVWTLEFVGKLDERCRRRDTEQRRSYQQQRKVHVPSPECRDLASYTINPERFREEFEGPPLPPERSSKDFCKIPLEELVVPSPDFPVPPLYLLSDKEVREIVQQSLSVGNFAARLLVRLFPELFTAENLRLQYNHSGACNKKQLDPTRLRLIRHYVEAVYPVEKMEEVWHYECIPSIDERCRRPNRKKCDILKKAKKVEK; encoded by the exons ATGAACTCACCTGATTTCAGTGAAGATGTAgaagaag TTCTAAAAATTAACACTGTGAAAGTGGAGACGGAGGCCGAGGATGCTGCCTTGGACTGCTCGGTGAATTCCAGGTCTTTGGAGAAGCACTCTCTGGACCCTGTCTTCACGACGCTCCAGGAATCCAGCAAGAGAAAGCAGCTGGGCGTGGACGGCCAGCCCGATGCCGCTGTGCCCAGCGTGAAGAGACGGCGACTGATTCCCGAG GCACTCCTGGCCGGCATGAGGAACCGGGAGAACAGCTCCCCTTGCCCGGGCAATGGGGAGCCGGCGGGCAGAGGCAGGAACTCGGGCTCCGCGTggccgggggaggaggaggcctgCCACGACGGCACCACCGCGTCCTACAAGAAGCCCCTGTACGGCATCTCCCACAAGATCATGGAGAAGAAGAACCCGCCCGCGGGGGAGGCGCTGGGCGCCCACGAGCCCTTTGAGAAGGCCAACGCCAGCAACAGCCCCTCCCCGCTGCGGCTCCTCAACGAGTCGCAGAAGCGGGacggcggtggtggtggtggtggcggcggcggcggctggccCACAGCCACCACTGCTGACGGGGACCCCAACCTCTACTTCCTGCTGCAGAAGATGTTCTACATGCTCAACACCCTCTCCTCCAACATGTCCCAGCTGCACAGCAAGGTGGACCTGCTCTCGCTGGAGGTCAGCCGCATCAAGAAGCAGGTGAGCCCCCCTGAGCAGGTGGCCAAGTTCCAGCCGCCCCCCGAGTACCAGCTCACGGGCGCCGAGCTCAAGCAGCTGGTGGACCAGAGCCTGTCGGGGGGCGACCTGGCCTGCCGCCTGCTGGTGCAGCTCTTCCCCGAGCTCTTCAGCGACCAGGACTTTGCCCGCGGCTGCAGCGCCTGCGGCTTCGCCACCAAGCGCAAGCTGGAGTCCCTGCACCTGCAGCTGATCCGCAACTACGTGGAGGTGTACTACCCGTCGGTGAAGGACGCGGCTGTGTGGCAGGCCGAGTGCCTGCCGCAGCTCAACGACTTCTTCAGCCGCTTCTGGGCCCAGCGCGAGATGGAGGACAGCCAGCCGGGGGGCCCGGTGCCGCCGGGCTTCTTCGAGGCCGAGCCGGGGGTGGACGCGGGCCACTTCCTGGACAccaaggagcaggaggaggtgcTGTCCCTGGACCGCAGCAGCACCATCGCCTCGGACTACGTGGTGGACATCCAGGACCTCACCGAGTTCCTGGACGAGGCCTCCACGCCCGGCGAGTTCGCCGTCTACCTGCTCCACCGGCTCTTCCCGGAGGTCTTCAACCCCGCGAAGCAGAGCGGCGAGCCGGTGCTGTACAGCTGCTACGGGGACGTGGGCAAGCGGCCGCTGGACCCGCAGCGGCTCCGCATCATCCGTAACTACACGGAGATCTACTTCCCCGACATGCAGGAGGACGAGGCGTGGCTGCAGCAGTGCATCCAGCGCCTCAACGAGGAGCTCGACAGCCTGGGGCCTGATGGCGGCAGTGAGGGCGAGGGGGGCCGGGACGACTGCTACGACTCCTCCAGCCTGCCCGATGACATCTCGGTGGTGAAGGTGGAGGACAGCTTCGAGGGCGAGCGGCCCGGCCGGCGCTCCAAGAAGATCTGGCTGGTGCCCATCGACTTCGACAAGCTGGAGATCCCGCAGCCCGACTTCGAGGTGCCGGGCGGCGCCGACTGCCTGCTGAGCAAGGAGCAGCTGCGCAGCATCTACGAGAGCAGCCTGTCCATCGGCAACTTCGCCTCGCGCCTGCTGGTGCACCTCTTCCCCGAGCTCTTCACCCACGAGAACCTGCGCAAACAGTACAACTGCAGCGGCTCGCTGGGCAAGAAGCAGCTCGACCCGAGCCGCATCCGGCTCATCCGCCACTACGTGCAGCTGCTCTACCCGCGCGCCAAGAACGACCGCGTGTGGACGCTGGAGTTTGTGGGCAAGCTGGACGAGCGCTGCCGGCGCCGCGACACGGAGCAGAGGCGCTCGTACCAGCAGCAGCGCAAGGTCCACGTGCCCAGCCCTGAGTGCCGGGACCTGGCGAGCTACACCATCAACCCCGAGAGGTTCCGGGAGGAGTTCGAgggccccccgctgccccccgagAGAAGCAGCAAGGACTTCTGCAAGATCCCCCTGGAGGAGCTGGTGGTGCCCTCGCCCGACTTCCCCGTGCCGCCCCTCTACCTGCTGTCCGACAAGGAGGTGCGCGAGATCGTGCAGCAGAGCCTGTCGGTGGGCAACTTCGCCGCCCGCCTCTTGGTGCGGCTCTTCCCCGAACTCTTCACGGCCGAGAACCTGCGGCTGCAGTACAACCACTCCGGGGCGTGCAACAAGAAGCAGCTGGACCCCACGCGCCTGCGGCTCATCCGCCACTATGTGGAGGCCGTGTACCCCgtggagaagatggaggaggTGTGGCACTACGAATGTATCCCCAGCATCGACGAGCGCTGCCGGCGCCCCAACCGGAAAAAGTGCGACATCCTGAAGAAAGCCAAGAAGGTGGAGAAGTGA